The Gammaproteobacteria bacterium genomic interval TAACATTACGTCCGTGGTCTCCACCTGTTCTAAGGCCGATAATTTGATAAATGGGATCCCAACCCATCATGCACGTCATTAAAGGATAAATAGAAACAAGCAACAACACAGCTTGCCACATCTGCATAGCATCCGCGGTTACTGCAGAAAGAACGCCAGCGAATAACAATGCACCACCCGCAAAAAACCGAATAGCGCGATCAATCAAGCCTATATTATGAGGATCTTGAATATCACCTTTTACTCTATCCATAATAATCTCCTTTTCTATCAGACTTTATTGCCCCTGAACTCAGAGAACAACACTCATCTTTATTTCAATAAAGATTAAATACCCACATTTAAAATTATCCTCCTAAAAAATCACAAACGCAATTTATCTAGCAATAAATGCATGCCAAACATGCAAATAATAAATAAATTAAATTTCTGAGATGCACATGAGAGTTGCAGACGAACGAGTCGTTTTGACGCTATATGTAACAACAGAAATCTGAATTCCTTTCTTAATTATTTCTTTTCGCCTTACTGACAAAAAGAAATGGCAGAAAAAAACACATGAATTTCGAATATACTTAAAAAGCGTGTAGCACTACTTAAACTGTAACCACAACATTTTTCCACCCGTTTCTTGCGCCAACGTTTCATACTCCCACCGTGTTGCGGGATTGATCCGACCGAGCGGCAAAGTAAAAACGGGTGCTTTGATTTTTTTATAAAAAATACGATCATCTGATGGTTCATCGCCAATCAGAATATACGCGCTCGGTATATCTGCATTTTGCTCGGCACGTTTAAACGCCGCGCCAATCGTTTCTTGACTACCGGTAAACGGTGCACCATCAATCAGCGCATCTAACATTGCAGACATTGATCCACTATAGGTATCACCACGACCATCTGAAAACCAGGTAACGGCGTCAAGGTCTTTACCCGAACGCAAGGCGATAACACGCAGCACCGGGATAAGAAATGTCGCAGCGCCGTGCATAGACCCTGTGCCATCGATCACCATATGAATCGTCGTTCCGGGTATGTCACGCAGCCCTTCAACAAACAGCTCAAAATCTTTTCGGCCCTGACCCTCATCCAGCCCAGCGCCTTCTAAAACGATCTCAACTTGTGCGTCGGCACCCAATCCATTCATTTCATTGATGTCACGCTGGAATACCTTTAACCGTTTTTGCGTGCGATCCAATTCTGCCTGTGCAACAGCCAATTCTTTTTTCAGGCGCGGCACTTCATAGGTGTCTTGAATACGATAGGTGATAAGAATAATCACGAAAAGAAAAACAAACGCCGCCAACATAAGCAACGCAAGATCAGAAAAACTTTCATACATAGTGCCACCAGAACGGCGACGTGTGCGGATGCTCATATTATAGTTAGTGTCTCACGCCAGCTACTTGCGAAAATGCCTGAACAAATGACGCCAGCGTATGCGCCAGGGACTATTAAGTGTGTTGAGCATTTCAATTTCTGCTTTTAACAGGTGGCAATAATAGTCTTGCATTTTAACCGCTTGATGTAGCGAGGTCTCTGTCTCTTCTTCTTCGACTGGCTGTCTCAATAACTGCACTTCGTTTCTGAAACGAGCCAAGGAGCTAGCTGAATCGGCAAAGGCTTGATCCAGTCCTACAACATTTTTACGTAGACGTTCAAGTTCGGCTTCCAGTGCATGAATATCCCTGTTGGCCGACGGCTTAAGCTCTGCGCCAAAATATACGATGCATAAGCGCATAATCATATCGTGCAGTGCGTCAATGCTATGTTCACTGATTAAGGCAAATACACGCAAAACAACACCGCCTAATGCGGCGCCTAACAAGGTTGTGTAAAACGCAGTGCCCATGCCCGCCATGGAGTCACGCAAGCTGGCAATTAAAAGTTCTTGATCATTGCCCAATGCCTTAAGCGAACCGGTCAACCCGGTCAGTGTCAAGGTAAGCCCCACTATCGTACCGATCAAACCAAGGGTGATAAGCAAATTACCAAGAACCTCAATAAAATGGTTAGTGCGGCGATAGCCACCCATTTCAACATTGAGTAGCTGCTCTGGATCAGGGCTGGCATTAATCGAGACGGCGTATTTGAGATTACGTAAATAGCGTCCCAACATGCGGTGCAAACGTTGACTATCAAGCCCTTCCAGGCCACGCTCGTTGCCGCGACGCTCAATATCATAGGCCTGCGCCCATTCAAAGGTCAGCGCCAAAACAAGCAACAAGCTTAAAATAGCACCGAAGACAAACACAGCCATGATTAACCAGGTAATACGGCTGTTGTCATGTTTTATAAACTCGACAACATCGGTGCCCTGATAAAGCTGTGCGTAACCGACGATGGTTACGGTAAACCATATGACCCAATAAAAGAGTGCTTTAAGCGCGCGTTGATTCACGTGTTCGTTCTATCTAGACCTGGACGTTAAGAGCCCTATTTATTTTATCGCCCTGTATAGGCGGCCAGTTGTTAGCTAACTACC includes:
- a CDS encoding DUF2892 domain-containing protein translates to MDRVKGDIQDPHNIGLIDRAIRFFAGGALLFAGVLSAVTADAMQMWQAVLLLVSIYPLMTCMMGWDPIYQIIGLRTGGDHGRNVTGTLPYQMDAAMGNKPQPDKDYEYDHSLAGSHHDKEP
- a CDS encoding MotA/TolQ/ExbB proton channel family protein, whose amino-acid sequence is MNQRALKALFYWVIWFTVTIVGYAQLYQGTDVVEFIKHDNSRITWLIMAVFVFGAILSLLLVLALTFEWAQAYDIERRGNERGLEGLDSQRLHRMLGRYLRNLKYAVSINASPDPEQLLNVEMGGYRRTNHFIEVLGNLLITLGLIGTIVGLTLTLTGLTGSLKALGNDQELLIASLRDSMAGMGTAFYTTLLGAALGGVVLRVFALISEHSIDALHDMIMRLCIVYFGAELKPSANRDIHALEAELERLRKNVVGLDQAFADSASSLARFRNEVQLLRQPVEEEETETSLHQAVKMQDYYCHLLKAEIEMLNTLNSPWRIRWRHLFRHFRK